The following proteins are encoded in a genomic region of Acidobacteriota bacterium:
- a CDS encoding transcriptional regulator yields the protein MKLSECSVRVTADVIRGKWKPIIVNALKRKPLRFGKLLREIPEATRKVATQQLKELELDSIVCRRASAKRWDGVEYSLTPYGRTLVPVLALMAKWGVKHKARI from the coding sequence ATGAAATTATCTGAATGTTCAGTGAGAGTGACTGCGGATGTCATCAGAGGGAAATGGAAACCGATAATCGTGAATGCTCTCAAGCGAAAGCCGCTTCGATTTGGGAAACTGCTTCGGGAGATACCAGAAGCAACACGGAAGGTAGCCACACAACAATTGAAAGAGCTGGAACTGGACAGTATTGTATGTCGCCGTGCCTCGGCAAAGAGATGGGATGGCGTGGAGTACTCGTTAACCCCGTATGGACGGACTCTGGTCCCGGTGCTCGCACTGATGGCGAAGTGGGGCGTGAAACACAAAGCCCGCATATAG